In a single window of the Synechococcus sp. MW101C3 genome:
- the sppA gene encoding signal peptide peptidase SppA: MPWPWRRKSRKTLARVVIEGPIAGGTRERVLKALRQVEERECPALLLRIDTPGGTVGDSQEIHAALLRLRDKGCRVVASFGNISASGGVYVGVAAERIVSNPGTITGSIGVILRGNNLSRLLERVGISFETVKSGPYKDILSPDRALTTEERSLLQGLIDSSYDQFVAAVATGRCLSEEVVRGFADGRVFTGAQALELGLVDELGDEDTARRLAARLAGLDEQEVRPTTFGKPAKRVLSFLPGRNLFAGLHQALSLELAWSGQPLWLWRP, translated from the coding sequence ATGCCCTGGCCCTGGCGCCGAAAGTCCCGCAAAACCCTGGCCCGCGTCGTGATCGAGGGACCGATCGCCGGGGGCACGCGCGAGCGGGTGCTCAAGGCGTTGCGCCAGGTGGAGGAACGGGAATGCCCGGCCCTGCTGCTGCGCATCGACACCCCTGGTGGCACCGTTGGCGACAGCCAGGAGATCCACGCTGCCCTGCTCCGCTTGCGGGACAAGGGTTGCCGAGTGGTGGCCAGCTTCGGCAATATCTCCGCTTCCGGCGGGGTGTACGTGGGGGTGGCGGCGGAGCGCATTGTGTCCAATCCGGGCACGATCACTGGCTCGATCGGCGTGATCCTGCGGGGCAACAACCTTTCCCGCCTGCTTGAGCGGGTGGGCATCAGCTTCGAGACGGTCAAGAGCGGCCCCTACAAGGACATCCTTTCCCCCGACCGCGCCCTCACCACCGAGGAGCGCAGCCTGCTGCAGGGCTTGATTGATTCCAGCTACGACCAGTTCGTGGCGGCGGTCGCCACCGGTCGGTGCCTCAGTGAGGAAGTGGTGCGTGGCTTCGCCGATGGGCGGGTGTTCACGGGCGCTCAGGCGCTTGAGCTGGGCCTGGTGGATGAACTGGGCGACGAGGACACCGCCCGTCGGCTGGCGGCCCGGTTGGCAGGCCTCGATGAACAGGAGGTGCGTCCCACTACCTTCGGCAAGCCCGCCAAGCGGGTGCTGTCGTTCCTGCCAGGCCGCAACCTCTTCGCCGGCCTCCACCAGGCGCTCAGCCTGGAACTGGCCTGGAGCGGCCAGCCGCTCTGGCTCTGGCGGCCATGA
- a CDS encoding DMT family transporter, whose protein sequence is MTPVFRWLPMLLPFALWGTAMAAMKPLLAHSGPLTLAWMRLLPAGVAVLLAAVALRRPLGVDPADRLWLLAFALVDGTLFQGLLARGLEGTGAGLGSVLIDSQPLLVALLARALFGEAINPVGWLGLLLGLAGILCLGLPAPLLQHWWLEGPISFGVRAWSHGELWMLGAAVAMAVGTVLCRFAMRRSDPVAITGWHMVIGGVPLLIGAALGPALDPALPPFWPTWTLQEWGWMAYASLLGSALAYGLFFWFASSGDLTGFSALTFLTPVFALLCGLLLLDEHLRPLQWLGAALAMVSVLLINRRRQLWVPASATPEPAP, encoded by the coding sequence ATGACTCCCGTTTTCCGTTGGCTGCCGATGCTGCTTCCCTTCGCGCTGTGGGGAACGGCGATGGCGGCGATGAAGCCGCTGCTCGCCCACAGCGGGCCGCTCACGCTGGCCTGGATGCGTCTGCTGCCCGCTGGCGTGGCCGTGCTGCTGGCCGCCGTAGCGCTGCGGCGCCCGCTCGGGGTGGATCCCGCCGACCGGCTCTGGCTGCTGGCCTTCGCGCTTGTGGACGGCACGCTGTTTCAGGGACTGCTGGCGCGCGGGCTGGAGGGAACCGGCGCCGGGCTGGGCTCGGTGCTGATCGATTCGCAGCCGCTGCTGGTGGCGCTGCTGGCCCGTGCCCTGTTCGGCGAAGCGATCAACCCGGTGGGCTGGCTCGGCCTGTTGCTGGGGCTGGCCGGCATCCTCTGCCTGGGCTTGCCGGCGCCGCTGCTCCAGCACTGGTGGCTGGAGGGTCCCATCAGCTTCGGGGTGCGGGCCTGGAGCCACGGCGAGCTCTGGATGCTGGGCGCCGCCGTGGCGATGGCGGTGGGCACGGTGCTCTGCCGCTTTGCGATGCGGCGCAGCGATCCGGTGGCCATCACCGGCTGGCACATGGTGATCGGCGGGGTGCCGCTGCTGATCGGTGCTGCACTGGGGCCCGCCCTCGATCCGGCGCTGCCGCCCTTCTGGCCGACCTGGACCCTGCAGGAATGGGGCTGGATGGCCTACGCCAGCCTCCTGGGCAGCGCCCTGGCCTATGGCCTGTTTTTCTGGTTCGCCAGCAGCGGCGATCTCACCGGCTTTTCGGCCCTCACCTTCCTCACCCCGGTGTTCGCCCTGCTCTGCGGTCTGCTGCTGCTGGATGAGCACCTGCGCCCGCTGCAGTGGCTGGGGGCCGCCCTGGCGATGGTGTCGGTGCTGCTGATCAACCGGCGCCGCCAACTGTGGGTGCCCGCCAGCGCCACACCGGAGCCGGCCCCATGA
- a CDS encoding biotin--[acetyl-CoA-carboxylase] ligase has product MIGRIAAARRELQLREGYLAPPLPWRLAMVPVCGSTERLLDQRKAGWGSGPLALLAQRQRFGHGQQGRPWVSPHGGVWLSAALPWPPQGASLAMAAAVGLALQLEALGLAPTLKWPNDLLLHNCKVAGLLPRLRLRGGRIQAARVGIGLNGENPVPAGAINVRQALALSGQARRQGADAIRLAARVLLALDWAVAAAVEPERVWQEADRRLHGRGQPLLWQGETWMVAGLARDGGLELRRGAECTIVRRRFAELSPQVA; this is encoded by the coding sequence ATGATCGGCCGCATCGCCGCTGCCCGACGCGAGCTGCAGCTGCGGGAGGGGTACCTCGCGCCACCTCTGCCCTGGAGGCTGGCGATGGTGCCGGTATGCGGGAGCACGGAACGGCTGCTCGATCAACGAAAGGCAGGGTGGGGCTCCGGGCCACTGGCACTGCTGGCGCAGCGGCAGCGCTTCGGCCATGGCCAGCAGGGTCGCCCGTGGGTCTCGCCCCACGGTGGGGTCTGGTTGAGTGCGGCTCTGCCGTGGCCGCCTCAGGGGGCTTCCCTCGCCATGGCGGCGGCCGTGGGTCTGGCGCTGCAGCTGGAGGCGCTAGGGCTGGCGCCCACGCTGAAATGGCCGAACGATCTGCTGCTGCACAACTGCAAGGTGGCGGGACTGCTGCCCCGGCTGCGCCTGCGCGGCGGCCGCATCCAGGCGGCCCGGGTGGGCATCGGCCTCAACGGGGAGAACCCTGTACCGGCTGGGGCGATCAACGTGCGCCAGGCGCTGGCGCTCAGCGGCCAGGCTCGACGGCAGGGAGCCGATGCCATCCGCCTGGCAGCCCGGGTGCTGCTGGCGCTTGACTGGGCCGTGGCGGCGGCCGTTGAACCGGAGCGGGTGTGGCAAGAAGCCGACAGGCGACTGCATGGCCGCGGTCAACCCTTGCTGTGGCAGGGAGAGACCTGGATGGTGGCCGGGCTGGCCCGCGACGGCGGCCTGGAACTGCGACGTGGCGCGGAGTGCACCATCGTGCGCCGCCGCTTCGCAGAACTGTCGCCCCAGGTTGCCTAA
- a CDS encoding DUF721 domain-containing protein has translation MAIAPRDQTRRFGSLQVLVAPQRRPATAVGTCLTALSAQWRRNGSLAALWQAWPKVAGAQLAPHCRPLSLQAGVLWVGANHPQWLQALRFNRHQLLGALRGAGFQIRDLRFQHHHPAAAASAGSESEAEVWAAHPSRIDVQGLTDCPRCGAPAPAGELKRWGHCSFCVRQDGAQ, from the coding sequence ATGGCGATCGCCCCCCGCGACCAGACCCGTCGCTTCGGCTCCCTGCAGGTGCTGGTGGCGCCGCAGCGGCGGCCTGCCACCGCGGTGGGCACCTGTCTCACCGCCCTCTCTGCCCAGTGGCGCCGCAACGGCAGCCTGGCGGCGCTGTGGCAGGCCTGGCCGAAGGTGGCGGGTGCTCAGCTGGCGCCCCATTGCCGCCCCCTGTCGCTGCAGGCCGGGGTGCTGTGGGTGGGGGCGAACCACCCGCAGTGGCTGCAGGCGCTCCGCTTCAACCGCCATCAGCTGCTGGGAGCGCTGCGGGGCGCGGGCTTCCAGATCCGTGATCTGCGCTTTCAGCACCACCACCCAGCCGCCGCCGCCAGCGCTGGCAGCGAGAGTGAGGCAGAGGTCTGGGCTGCCCACCCCAGCCGCATCGATGTCCAAGGCCTCACCGATTGCCCCCGCTGCGGCGCACCCGCTCCAGCTGGTGAACTGAAGCGCTGGGGGCATTGCAGCTTCTGCGTGCGCCAGGACGGCGCTCAATAG
- a CDS encoding aminotransferase class I/II-fold pyridoxal phosphate-dependent enzyme: MPISERVARLGSGVFARNDQRKSDYRQYCSTLSAADPSSSPAPLLDLSLGSTDLPPPPQALAAMAAALTEPGSSSYCLHASTRPFREAAAAWARRRFDVAVDPDSEVLLLVGSQEGTAHLPLAVLDPGDRALLLDPFYPSHRGGLELAGARSLLLPLQAEQGWRPPFEQVPSSQWEQLKLMVLGYPHNPTATTGEQAWLEEAAARAVQHGFVFAHDNPYVDLALEGEAPALLRSPHWRQCGIEFFSLSKSWCLGGFRLAFAIGAAPLITALRQVKGVVDFNQSLALQAGAIAALEQAPQWPQQLRATYRERRDRMMGALEAQGWPVQRPSMALYLWLELPPVARAMGSEAFCAALLKGSGVALTPGNGFGDGGEGWVRLALVHPAAELEAGAGRIGNWLRSFSG; the protein is encoded by the coding sequence ATGCCCATCTCTGAGCGGGTCGCCCGCCTGGGCAGCGGAGTCTTCGCCCGCAACGATCAACGCAAATCCGACTACCGGCAATACTGCAGCACCCTGAGCGCTGCCGATCCCAGCAGCAGCCCCGCGCCGCTGCTGGATCTCTCGCTCGGCTCCACCGATCTGCCCCCGCCGCCGCAGGCGCTGGCGGCCATGGCGGCGGCACTCACCGAGCCGGGCAGCTCCTCTTACTGCCTGCACGCTTCCACGCGTCCGTTCCGGGAGGCGGCCGCCGCCTGGGCCCGGCGCCGCTTCGATGTGGCCGTCGATCCTGACAGCGAAGTGCTGTTGCTGGTGGGCTCGCAGGAAGGCACCGCCCACCTTCCCCTGGCTGTGCTTGACCCGGGCGACCGTGCCCTGCTGCTGGATCCCTTCTACCCCTCCCACCGCGGCGGCCTGGAGCTGGCAGGCGCGCGCTCCCTGCTGCTGCCCCTGCAGGCCGAGCAGGGCTGGCGGCCGCCGTTCGAGCAGGTGCCCTCCAGCCAGTGGGAGCAGCTCAAGCTGATGGTGCTTGGCTATCCGCACAACCCCACCGCCACCACGGGCGAACAGGCCTGGCTGGAGGAAGCGGCCGCACGAGCCGTGCAGCACGGCTTCGTGTTCGCCCACGACAACCCCTACGTGGACCTGGCCTTAGAGGGCGAAGCGCCCGCCTTGCTGCGCAGTCCGCACTGGCGCCAGTGCGGGATCGAATTCTTCTCGCTCTCCAAGAGCTGGTGCCTGGGCGGCTTCCGGCTCGCCTTCGCGATCGGTGCCGCCCCCTTGATCACCGCCCTGCGCCAGGTGAAAGGAGTGGTCGACTTCAACCAGTCGCTGGCGTTGCAGGCCGGGGCGATCGCCGCCCTGGAGCAGGCGCCGCAGTGGCCGCAGCAACTGCGTGCCACCTACCGGGAGCGCCGCGACCGCATGATGGGGGCGCTCGAGGCCCAGGGCTGGCCGGTGCAGCGGCCCTCCATGGCCCTCTACCTCTGGCTGGAGCTGCCGCCCGTGGCCCGCGCCATGGGCTCGGAAGCCTTCTGCGCGGCCCTGCTGAAGGGCAGCGGTGTGGCGCTCACCCCGGGCAACGGCTTCGGCGACGGCGGCGAGGGGTGGGTGCGGCTGGCGCTGGTGCATCCGGCGGCGGAGCTGGAGGCCGGCGCGGGGCGAATCGGGAACTGGCTGCGTTCCTTCTCCGGGTGA
- a CDS encoding PH domain-containing protein: MSGTPADGLPVIPTIPEPVFYEGGPAKGDLIFNLLLGLTLIGIPFAVGAIVRALWLRFRITSRRISVSGGWLGRDRSQVVYSQIRELRSVPRGFGAWGDMVLVLNDGAKLEMRSVPRFRETEAYILERMAAKTSAAAGTKGFGDAQLATA, from the coding sequence ATGAGCGGTACCCCGGCCGATGGTCTCCCCGTGATCCCCACCATTCCCGAACCCGTCTTTTATGAGGGTGGTCCGGCCAAGGGCGATCTGATCTTCAACCTGCTGCTCGGTCTCACCTTGATCGGCATCCCCTTCGCCGTGGGGGCCATCGTGCGTGCGCTCTGGCTGCGCTTCCGCATCACCAGCCGGCGCATCTCCGTGAGCGGTGGCTGGCTGGGCCGCGACCGCAGCCAGGTGGTGTACAGCCAGATCCGCGAGCTGCGCTCGGTGCCCCGCGGCTTCGGCGCCTGGGGCGACATGGTGCTGGTGCTCAACGATGGCGCCAAGCTGGAAATGCGTTCCGTGCCCCGCTTCCGCGAAACAGAGGCCTACATCCTCGAGCGCATGGCAGCCAAGACCAGCGCCGCAGCAGGAACGAAGGGATTCGGCGATGCCCAGCTGGCCACGGCCTGA
- the aroH gene encoding chorismate mutase, which produces MNQPLALRALRAAITVEANTSAAIAEAVAELLDALIARNGLEGPQVLSVTFSVTPDLNACFPAAIARRYPGWDAVALLDCQQMAVTGDLPRCIRLLAHAWMEASRPPAHPYLREAARLRPDRSGHN; this is translated from the coding sequence ATGAACCAGCCACTTGCGCTGCGGGCGCTGCGGGCCGCAATCACCGTCGAGGCCAACACCAGCGCGGCCATCGCCGAGGCAGTGGCCGAGCTGCTCGACGCCCTGATTGCCCGCAATGGCCTGGAGGGCCCGCAGGTGCTCTCGGTCACCTTCTCGGTCACCCCCGACCTGAACGCCTGCTTCCCTGCGGCGATCGCCCGCCGCTACCCCGGCTGGGACGCGGTGGCTTTGCTGGACTGCCAGCAGATGGCGGTGACTGGCGACCTTCCTCGCTGCATCCGGCTGCTGGCCCACGCCTGGATGGAGGCCTCCCGCCCTCCGGCCCATCCGTACCTGCGCGAGGCAGCCCGGTTGCGTCCGGACAGATCCGGTCATAACTGA
- the rnpA gene encoding ribonuclease P protein component — MALPAALRLRSRRAFDRLYRNGRRVHGSLLVLRVTEADPALLRTGGPHPPSRWRCAVVVSSKVSKLAVRRNQLRRQLHAWLHQRCAGPQPSGRALWLLLSLKPGSADADTEALLGECAELFRKAGLSP; from the coding sequence ATGGCCTTGCCCGCCGCGCTGAGGCTGCGGAGCCGCCGGGCCTTCGACCGCCTCTACCGCAACGGCCGCAGGGTGCATGGATCGCTCCTGGTGTTGCGTGTCACTGAGGCGGACCCCGCCCTGCTGCGCACTGGTGGCCCACACCCGCCCAGCCGCTGGCGTTGTGCCGTGGTGGTGAGCAGCAAGGTCAGCAAGCTGGCGGTGCGGCGCAATCAGCTGCGGCGCCAGCTGCACGCCTGGCTCCACCAGCGCTGTGCCGGCCCCCAGCCCTCCGGCCGTGCCCTCTGGCTGCTGCTCAGCCTCAAGCCGGGCAGTGCGGACGCGGACACCGAGGCCTTGCTGGGAGAATGTGCGGAGCTGTTTCGCAAGGCAGGTCTGAGCCCATGA
- a CDS encoding DUF2808 domain-containing protein, whose protein sequence is MTLPLLGPLRSRPARPVSPLRRRFSRASAALALALAGTALAATIGDVPAARSQGTPGLLEFRWDNNRDYRKLYFFMTETARLKRSEYYLILRPKDRNTAILKLTVAVPATFDTKINPKDLKLCVMQEGGVMSRTRCKEQIPATIEVNANGKAIEIFPDRPIPDDITIGVYMNLFNPFNTGMYQFNALAQAPGDVPFAGYLGSWLIQIDPTNN, encoded by the coding sequence ATGACCCTTCCGTTGCTCGGCCCGCTCCGCTCCCGTCCGGCGCGTCCGGTGAGCCCGTTGCGGCGGCGATTCTCCCGGGCCAGCGCTGCGCTGGCTCTAGCCCTGGCCGGCACGGCCCTGGCGGCCACCATCGGCGATGTGCCCGCAGCCCGCTCCCAGGGCACGCCGGGCCTGCTGGAATTCCGCTGGGACAACAACCGGGATTACCGCAAGCTCTACTTCTTCATGACCGAGACGGCACGGCTGAAGCGCTCGGAGTATTACCTGATCCTGAGGCCCAAAGACCGCAACACGGCCATTCTCAAGCTCACCGTGGCCGTGCCTGCCACCTTCGACACCAAGATCAATCCCAAGGACCTCAAGCTCTGCGTGATGCAGGAAGGCGGTGTGATGTCGCGCACCCGCTGCAAGGAGCAGATCCCCGCCACCATCGAGGTGAACGCCAATGGCAAGGCGATCGAGATCTTCCCTGACCGCCCCATCCCCGACGACATCACCATCGGGGTGTACATGAACCTGTTCAATCCCTTCAACACGGGCATGTATCAGTTCAATGCCCTGGCACAGGCGCCAGGGGATGTGCCATTTGCCGGCTACCTGGGCAGCTGGCTGATCCAGATCGACCCCACCAACAACTGA
- a CDS encoding ArnT family glycosyltransferase → MPPANPPAAVRRGKGWRLALLVTAVLGLGIFVLQLGEAGLVDETPPLFAGAARAMAETGDWLTPRVNGLPRYDKPPLIYWLMGLVYALPDHARFDPLGSWAAGLPSALSSIGVMLALCATLLRWPQPSLGPGGERLPRRPARSAVVAALAFALSPLVLLWGRIGVSDALLSGCLAVSLLLLWQAWADPGRPWWPGWLVLGLAVLAKGPVAVVLAGLTLVGFGWHQGSLPALWARLKAGRGLVITALVAVPWYAAMLVVEGQPFWDSFFGYHNLQRFSSVVNDHLQPWWFFLPVLVIASLPFTPLLLLGLKRGLARTPRAPQHSLRSFAAWWLLAVLVFFTMAATKLPSYWLPATPAAGLLISLAAQDGESGRRDGEGRGAGAGRWFLLAQAATVLLTTTVAVALWVSNTWIPLIKDPEMPTLTAELTASGFVERAALFWTLAALVGLLCLWRVVPGWLLGLQLPLVAFHLFALLPLWQLGDGVRQRPVREMAASVQREIRPSEALAMVGVLKPSLHYYTGRVVIYEGISVDGMVNLSDRLRHEQREGQQPSTRAESPTVLVVIDHNTSQLPYWRAVQGEELDRAGIYRLWRVDRARLESAAAALVNRGAGRPSWRDPRPERY, encoded by the coding sequence GTGCCCCCTGCCAACCCGCCGGCCGCGGTTCGTCGAGGCAAGGGCTGGCGGCTTGCGCTCCTTGTCACGGCAGTGCTCGGGCTGGGGATCTTCGTTCTGCAACTCGGCGAGGCTGGGCTGGTGGACGAAACGCCACCGCTGTTCGCTGGCGCCGCCCGGGCGATGGCCGAGACCGGCGACTGGCTGACCCCGCGGGTGAACGGACTGCCCCGCTACGACAAGCCGCCCTTGATCTATTGGCTGATGGGGCTGGTGTACGCCCTGCCGGATCACGCCCGCTTCGACCCGCTCGGCAGCTGGGCCGCCGGCCTGCCGTCAGCCCTCTCCAGCATCGGCGTGATGCTGGCCCTCTGCGCCACCCTGCTGCGCTGGCCCCAGCCCAGCCTGGGCCCGGGGGGAGAACGGCTGCCCCGGCGGCCTGCCCGCAGCGCCGTGGTGGCGGCCCTGGCCTTTGCGCTTTCTCCGTTGGTGCTGCTGTGGGGGCGCATCGGCGTCAGCGATGCCCTGCTCAGCGGCTGTCTGGCCGTCAGCCTGCTGCTGCTGTGGCAGGCCTGGGCCGACCCCGGCCGCCCCTGGTGGCCAGGCTGGCTGGTGCTGGGCCTGGCGGTGCTGGCCAAGGGGCCGGTGGCTGTGGTGCTCGCCGGCCTCACCCTCGTCGGCTTCGGGTGGCATCAGGGCAGTCTGCCGGCCCTCTGGGCACGGCTGAAGGCCGGGCGCGGCCTGGTGATCACAGCGCTGGTGGCCGTGCCCTGGTATGCCGCGATGCTGGTGGTGGAGGGGCAGCCCTTCTGGGACAGCTTCTTCGGCTACCACAACCTGCAGCGCTTCAGTTCGGTGGTGAACGACCACCTCCAGCCCTGGTGGTTTTTCCTGCCGGTGCTGGTGATCGCCAGCCTGCCATTCACACCGCTGCTGCTGCTCGGCCTGAAGCGTGGCCTGGCCAGAACCCCGAGGGCGCCCCAGCACTCCTTGCGCAGCTTTGCCGCCTGGTGGTTGCTGGCTGTGCTGGTGTTCTTCACCATGGCAGCCACAAAACTGCCGAGCTACTGGCTGCCTGCCACCCCGGCGGCGGGCCTGCTGATCTCCCTGGCGGCCCAGGACGGCGAAAGCGGCAGGCGGGACGGCGAAGGGCGTGGCGCTGGGGCCGGCCGCTGGTTCCTGCTCGCCCAGGCCGCCACCGTGCTGCTCACCACCACGGTGGCGGTGGCGCTTTGGGTGTCCAACACCTGGATACCCCTGATCAAGGATCCAGAGATGCCCACCCTGACGGCGGAGCTCACCGCCAGCGGGTTCGTCGAGAGGGCAGCCCTGTTCTGGACCCTGGCGGCCCTGGTCGGCCTGCTCTGCCTGTGGCGGGTGGTGCCCGGCTGGCTGCTGGGGCTGCAGCTTCCCTTGGTGGCATTCCATCTCTTCGCCCTGCTGCCGCTATGGCAACTCGGTGATGGCGTGCGGCAGCGACCGGTGCGAGAAATGGCCGCCAGCGTGCAGCGGGAGATCCGCCCCAGCGAGGCCCTGGCGATGGTGGGGGTACTCAAGCCTTCGCTGCACTACTACACCGGTCGAGTGGTGATCTACGAGGGGATTTCCGTCGATGGCATGGTGAACCTCAGCGATCGCCTGCGCCACGAGCAGCGCGAGGGGCAGCAGCCCAGTACCCGCGCCGAGTCCCCCACCGTGCTCGTGGTGATCGATCACAACACGAGCCAGCTGCCCTACTGGCGCGCCGTTCAGGGGGAAGAGCTCGATCGCGCCGGCATCTACCGCCTCTGGCGCGTGGACCGCGCGCGGTTGGAGAGCGCCGCCGCGGCGCTGGTGAACAGGGGGGCAGGCCGTCCTAGCTGGCGGGATCCAAGGCCGGAGCGCTATTGA
- the rpmH gene encoding 50S ribosomal protein L34 gives MTKRTLEGTSRKRKRVSGFRVRMRSHTGRRVIRTRRRRGRARLAV, from the coding sequence ATGACAAAGCGCACCCTCGAAGGAACCAGCCGCAAACGCAAGCGCGTCTCCGGATTCCGGGTGCGCATGCGCTCCCACACCGGCCGCCGCGTGATCCGCACCCGCCGCCGCCGCGGCCGCGCCCGCCTGGCCGTCTGA
- a CDS encoding PspA/IM30 family protein — MGFFDRLSRLLRANLNDLVSKAEDPGKILDQSVADMQSDLVKLRTAVATAIASQKRIQNQAQQAEAQSKTWYERAELALKKGEEDLAREALSRRKTYQDTATALNNQLSSQAGQVDALKKSLLALEGKIAEAKTKKDMLKARSQAAQAQEQLQSAVSGLGTNSAMAAFEQMEEKVLQQEARSQAAAELAGADLESQFASLEGSEVDDELAALKNRLEGGPAATPLLAADSPTPLLEPVKAAEVDAELEELKRSIDKL; from the coding sequence ATGGGCTTCTTCGATCGGCTCAGCCGCCTGCTGCGGGCCAACCTCAACGATCTGGTCAGCAAGGCGGAGGATCCGGGCAAGATCCTGGATCAGTCGGTCGCGGACATGCAGTCCGACCTGGTGAAGCTGCGCACGGCCGTGGCCACCGCGATCGCCAGCCAGAAGCGCATCCAGAATCAGGCGCAGCAGGCGGAAGCCCAGAGCAAAACCTGGTACGAGCGGGCCGAGCTGGCGCTCAAGAAAGGCGAGGAGGATCTGGCGCGCGAAGCGCTCAGCCGCCGCAAGACCTATCAGGACACCGCCACCGCGCTCAACAACCAGCTCTCCAGCCAGGCAGGCCAGGTCGACGCGCTGAAGAAGAGTCTGCTGGCACTGGAAGGCAAGATCGCCGAGGCCAAGACCAAGAAGGACATGCTCAAGGCCCGCTCCCAGGCGGCGCAGGCCCAGGAGCAGTTGCAGAGCGCCGTCAGCGGGTTGGGCACCAACTCCGCCATGGCCGCCTTCGAGCAGATGGAGGAGAAGGTGCTGCAGCAGGAGGCCCGTAGCCAGGCCGCGGCCGAGCTGGCCGGCGCCGACCTGGAAAGCCAGTTCGCCTCCCTGGAGGGCAGCGAGGTGGACGACGAGCTGGCCGCTCTCAAGAACCGGCTGGAAGGCGGCCCTGCCGCCACCCCCCTGCTGGCCGCCGACAGTCCCACCCCCCTGCTGGAACCCGTGAAGGCCGCGGAAGTGGATGCCGAGCTCGAAGAGCTCAAGCGCTCAATCGACAAGCTCTGA
- the trxA gene encoding thioredoxin has translation MDSPDPCSFPPVAVAQFTDANFASDVLERPGAVLVDVWASWCGPCRLMAPLMEAAASDYAGRLEVGKLEADGNPSVRDALKIQGLPTLILFKGGEEVARHEGAMARPQLNAFLDAHL, from the coding sequence TTGGACTCTCCCGATCCCTGCTCGTTCCCTCCCGTGGCCGTTGCCCAGTTCACCGACGCGAACTTCGCCTCCGACGTGCTTGAGCGGCCCGGCGCGGTACTGGTCGACGTCTGGGCCAGTTGGTGTGGCCCCTGCCGCCTGATGGCGCCGCTGATGGAGGCGGCCGCCAGCGATTACGCCGGGCGCCTGGAGGTGGGCAAGCTGGAGGCCGATGGCAACCCCAGCGTGCGCGATGCCCTGAAGATCCAGGGGCTACCCACCTTGATCCTGTTCAAGGGCGGCGAAGAAGTGGCCCGCCATGAAGGGGCGATGGCCCGTCCACAGCTCAACGCCTTCCTTGATGCCCATCTCTGA
- a CDS encoding glycosyltransferase, protein MSTGLRLLLVSTPVGTLGSGRGGGVELTLAALVAGLGGRGHRLTVLAGEGSRLPPGSGAVQLWTCSGHDQPSWQHQSHDSAVQIPADGLLPALWDRVLQEQGSFDAVLNLAYDWLPLWLTPHCATPLFHLVSMGSVARVMDAVIADVARRCPGRLAFHTRSQAADFDLPGPPLVLGNGFDLTAYRFRAEPDPEAPLGWAGRIAPEKGLIDAARVAAGLGRRLLVWGVVEDAAYREAVEAAVPAGTVHWRGFLPTGELQAELGGCRVFLNTPKWNEAFGNVVVEAMACGVPVVAYRRGGPGELVEPGINGLLVPPDDLEAMQAAVLAAEGLDRLACRHWVERHASREAFAGRVEAWLLAGLEPGSPAGHSLQGQTAGRTPDAGT, encoded by the coding sequence ATGAGCACGGGTTTGCGGCTGTTGCTGGTGAGCACGCCGGTGGGCACGCTCGGCAGTGGCCGGGGTGGGGGCGTGGAGCTCACCCTGGCGGCGCTGGTGGCAGGACTGGGCGGGCGCGGCCACCGGCTCACGGTGCTAGCCGGTGAAGGTTCCCGGCTGCCCCCCGGCAGCGGGGCGGTGCAGCTCTGGACCTGCTCCGGCCACGACCAGCCCAGCTGGCAGCACCAGAGCCACGACAGTGCCGTGCAGATCCCTGCCGACGGCCTGCTGCCGGCCCTGTGGGACCGGGTGCTGCAGGAGCAGGGCAGCTTCGATGCGGTGCTCAACCTGGCCTACGACTGGCTGCCTCTCTGGCTCACGCCCCACTGCGCCACGCCGCTGTTCCATCTGGTGAGCATGGGCTCGGTGGCGCGGGTGATGGATGCGGTGATCGCCGATGTGGCGCGTCGCTGCCCGGGGCGGCTGGCCTTCCACACGCGCTCCCAGGCGGCGGATTTCGACCTGCCCGGCCCGCCGCTGGTGCTGGGCAACGGTTTCGATCTGACGGCTTATCGCTTCCGCGCCGAGCCCGACCCGGAAGCCCCCCTGGGCTGGGCCGGACGCATCGCTCCGGAGAAGGGGTTGATCGACGCGGCGCGGGTGGCCGCCGGGCTGGGCCGGCGCTTGCTGGTGTGGGGGGTGGTGGAAGACGCCGCCTACCGGGAAGCGGTGGAGGCGGCGGTGCCGGCCGGCACCGTGCACTGGCGCGGCTTTCTGCCCACCGGGGAGCTGCAGGCGGAGCTCGGCGGCTGCCGCGTGTTCCTGAACACGCCGAAATGGAACGAAGCCTTCGGCAACGTGGTGGTGGAGGCGATGGCCTGCGGTGTGCCTGTGGTGGCCTACCGCCGTGGCGGCCCCGGCGAGCTGGTGGAGCCCGGCATCAACGGCCTGCTCGTTCCTCCCGACGACCTGGAGGCGATGCAGGCGGCCGTGCTTGCCGCCGAAGGCCTCGACCGGCTGGCCTGCAGGCACTGGGTGGAGCGCCATGCCTCGCGGGAGGCATTCGCAGGGCGCGTGGAGGCCTGGCTGCTGGCCGGTCTGGAGCCAGGCTCCCCCGCCGGTCATTCACTACAAGGTCAAACGGCGGGCCGGACGCCGGACGCCGGGACGTAG